The DNA sequence TTCATATCTTTTCAAGTTTATTTTTGAAGAATTTAAGATAACTGTTATTGAACTAAACGCCATAGCTGCTTCGGCAATTGCAGGGTGCAATAATCCTAACATTGCTAAAGGAATTGCTACCACGTTGTAAAAGAATGCCCAAAACAAATTTTGTTTAATGACGCTGAACGTTAATCTTGAAATTTTTATTGCATCTACAATTTTTGAAATTCCTTCTTGAGTTATTATGATATCAGCATTGTCAATTGCAAGATCAGTTCCAGAGCCTATTGCTATTCCTACATCTGCCCCTTTAAGTGCTGCTGCATCATTCATTCCATCTCCGACCATTAAAACCTTATTTCCTGAAACTTGGTATTCTCTGATAATGTCCAGTTTTTCATGAGGTTTTACCTGTGCATAAACTGTTTCAATACCTACTTGTTTAGCTACTATGCTGGCTGTTTTTTCATTATCTCCTGTTACCATTATTGGATTAATTTCCATGCGTTTTAATAGACTAATAGCATTAAACGAATCTGGCCTTATTGGATCAACTATTCCCAAATATCCAATTGGTACACCATTTTTTCTGACTTCTACTACAGTATAACCCAGATCGAGAAGTTTTGTATATTTTGAATAATCCAGAGGTTTTCCTATAAAGTATTCGTCTTTTTCCAAAACTGTTTTGATTCCTTCTCCACTTTTTTCTTCAATGTTTTCAAATTCAAAATATTCATTTGACAGCTCTGAGATAGCTTTTGCTAAAGGATGATTTGAATATTTCTCTATTGAAGCGACAATTTTAATGAGGGAACTGTCTAAATTATGTTCAACTACTTTTGGATGTCCTTCAGTTATTGTGCCTGTTTTATCCATTATTATTGTTTTTAGATCTTTCATTGTTTGAATTGCTTCCGCGTTTCTGATTAATAATCCCTTTTTCGCAGACAGACCAGTTCCAGTGATTAGGGCCATAGGGGTAGCTAATCCCAATGCACATGGACAAGCTATTACTATTGTTGCTACAAATACAAAAATCCCAAATGAAAGAGGATCATTAGTGTTTAATATCCACGGTAAATATCTTCGAGCGTTTTCTATAAATGGATAGAATTTATCAAATCCTAAATACCAAGTAACTCCACTGATAATTGCGAGAGTAATAATTGCAGGTACAAACCAATTTGTTATTTTATCAGCTAATGCTTGAATAGGGACTTTAGATCCTTGTGCTTCTTGAATTAAATCTATCATTTTTGCTAAAAAAGTTTCCTTACCGACTTTTGTTGTTTTGATTTTAATTTTTCCAGTTAAATTTAATGAACCACCTATAACTTCATCTCCTATAGTTTTTTCTACAGGCATTGATTCTCCACTAACAACTGCTTCATCAATTCCTGAAATACCCTCAATTATTTCACCATCAATTGGTATTCTTTCTCCAGGTTTAACAAGTACAACCATTCCTTCTTTTACTGCTTCTATCGGTAGAAATAATTCCTGACCATTGGAAATTATTCTAGCTTCTTTTGCCTGCAACTTTAGGAGATTTTTAATTTCTTTTGAAGCCTTGTCTCTTAAGTATGATTCTATAAATCTTCCAAGTAAATGAAATGAAATTATCATTGTTCCTATGGCTCCAAAAGAAGCGATTTTTACACCGAAAAACGAAAGGACAGAAGTTGTCCAAGCGGTGGTAGCACCAAAAAAGATAAGTGTATCCATATTTGTATGTTTATGAGTTAGTGCAATCCAGGCTCCTTTGATTGTATCTCTTCCAGCATAAAAAGTAACAATTCCTCCAACTACAACTTCAATAAAAGTAAAATAAGGAATTTTTGTGAAAAACATGTTTATTATCATTAAAATGGTTATTGGGATTGTAAAGATTAAAGATATTATAAAATTCTTTTTAATTCTTTTAAATCGTTTTTCTTCGATTTGTTCAGGAGGTTCGTTTGAAATACCATAACCAACGCTTTCAACTATTTCTTTAATTTTTTCAAGGTCTATATCTTCCCCAATTACAAAACCTG is a window from the Thermosipho atlanticus DSM 15807 genome containing:
- a CDS encoding heavy metal translocating P-type ATPase; this encodes MEEKKKTFTVTGMTCATCAKTIEKALLKSKNIKFAAVNLATNTGFVIGEDIDLEKIKEIVESVGYGISNEPPEQIEEKRFKRIKKNFIISLIFTIPITILMIINMFFTKIPYFTFIEVVVGGIVTFYAGRDTIKGAWIALTHKHTNMDTLIFFGATTAWTTSVLSFFGVKIASFGAIGTMIISFHLLGRFIESYLRDKASKEIKNLLKLQAKEARIISNGQELFLPIEAVKEGMVVLVKPGERIPIDGEIIEGISGIDEAVVSGESMPVEKTIGDEVIGGSLNLTGKIKIKTTKVGKETFLAKMIDLIQEAQGSKVPIQALADKITNWFVPAIITLAIISGVTWYLGFDKFYPFIENARRYLPWILNTNDPLSFGIFVFVATIVIACPCALGLATPMALITGTGLSAKKGLLIRNAEAIQTMKDLKTIIMDKTGTITEGHPKVVEHNLDSSLIKIVASIEKYSNHPLAKAISELSNEYFEFENIEEKSGEGIKTVLEKDEYFIGKPLDYSKYTKLLDLGYTVVEVRKNGVPIGYLGIVDPIRPDSFNAISLLKRMEINPIMVTGDNEKTASIVAKQVGIETVYAQVKPHEKLDIIREYQVSGNKVLMVGDGMNDAAALKGADVGIAIGSGTDLAIDNADIIITQEGISKIVDAIKISRLTFSVIKQNLFWAFFYNVVAIPLAMLGLLHPAIAEAAMAFSSITVILNSSKINLKRYEKSFISTKKKLTCCQ